The following are encoded together in the Fibrobacter sp. genome:
- a CDS encoding PhoH family protein, translating to MISGENETVFRLLEGRFCVEIQTRLPGLNLKPKDGADLQGLLTVLDQLKIAAKHGESFTAKQVERLLGKSSSAVQEFDLGAAPIIRNRFGISIGPKTPSQAELVKAVEKNDVIFAKGPAGTGKTFLAVALAVASLERNEAERICLVRPAVEAGESLGFLPGDLKEKIAPYLRPIHDSLSELLPPEKLRRYEETGAIEVAPLAYMRGRTLKRAFIILDEAQNTTIPQMKMFLTRLGPHSKAIITGDTSQVDLAQGQKSGLEHAMTILNGIRGIAQVEFTATDVLRHPLVKDILSAYEQKDSK from the coding sequence ATGATTTCAGGAGAGAACGAAACGGTTTTCCGCTTATTGGAAGGCCGTTTTTGTGTTGAGATACAGACCAGACTCCCGGGGCTCAACTTGAAGCCCAAGGACGGTGCAGACCTACAAGGCCTGCTGACGGTCCTGGACCAGCTGAAAATCGCCGCAAAACACGGGGAATCCTTTACCGCCAAGCAGGTGGAGCGCCTTCTCGGGAAATCGTCGTCTGCCGTACAGGAATTCGACCTTGGCGCAGCCCCCATCATCCGGAACCGGTTCGGCATATCCATTGGCCCCAAGACGCCCTCCCAGGCAGAACTGGTAAAGGCCGTCGAAAAGAACGACGTCATTTTCGCCAAGGGCCCCGCCGGTACGGGCAAGACGTTTCTTGCGGTAGCTCTGGCCGTCGCAAGCCTCGAACGCAACGAGGCCGAACGGATATGCCTAGTCCGGCCTGCCGTAGAAGCGGGAGAATCCCTCGGGTTCTTACCCGGTGACCTGAAAGAAAAAATCGCCCCTTACCTGCGCCCTATCCACGACAGCCTCTCCGAGCTGCTACCTCCAGAAAAGCTCCGTCGGTACGAAGAAACCGGAGCCATCGAAGTGGCCCCCCTCGCCTACATGCGTGGACGCACCCTCAAACGCGCCTTTATCATTCTGGACGAAGCCCAGAACACCACGATTCCCCAGATGAAGATGTTCCTTACCAGACTCGGGCCCCACAGCAAGGCCATCATTACCGGAGACACCTCCCAGGTGGACCTGGCCCAGGGGCAAAAGTCCGGACTGGAACACGCCATGACCATCTTGAACGGAATCAGGGGCATCGCCCAAGTTGAATTTACCGCCACCGATGTTTTACGGCATCCCCTGGTGAAAGACATATTGTCCGCCTACGAGCAAAAGGACTCCAAATGA
- a CDS encoding aminopeptidase P N-terminal domain-containing protein: protein MKNAEILRKSYSQVFISSPDYDSCALYAQRRAQMMEKLDSFCIFGGMPREPGAEEAFTETWTRFVQDPAFLFLTGVNQPGCYLVLDPKAKKPVLFVPEKDLFREFWNGKRLGVEPGSDDVSRVTGIADVRDALDFLPFVESMAKKYRSRGFGYVYYFEKVRGDHNDRLKDQVAKVLGRQGMKVKTCSPIHFAERLPLGPERIADAKRAQSITEKAFRNLLPRVKSFKNERELFLYLNYEMQRRSDGDLAFPTIAASGENACCLHYVKNDEPLKSGRMILLDFGVRYGTLHSDISRTIPLNGKFNPLQALLYQIVLDSALVYQKFVKPGVSLKEIGQIPWEFVMNELESRLVKAHKGKFKLCYDKRPHGVSHFIGEHIHDGDPGSRSLDTVLEPGMLISCEPGLYGEFEGVFNGRRYREKIGIRIEDDLLITKTGFLNISKKIPKEIVEIERLMQG from the coding sequence ATGAAAAATGCCGAAATTTTGCGAAAATCCTATTCCCAGGTATTCATTTCTTCGCCGGATTACGATTCTTGTGCCTTATATGCCCAGAGGCGCGCCCAGATGATGGAAAAACTGGATTCCTTCTGTATTTTTGGAGGGATGCCCAGGGAGCCTGGGGCCGAAGAAGCCTTTACGGAAACCTGGACCCGATTTGTCCAGGATCCGGCGTTCTTGTTCCTTACGGGGGTGAACCAGCCGGGGTGCTACCTGGTGCTGGACCCCAAGGCGAAAAAGCCTGTGCTCTTTGTGCCCGAAAAGGACCTTTTCCGAGAGTTCTGGAACGGAAAACGGCTTGGTGTCGAACCTGGAAGCGACGATGTATCTAGAGTTACAGGCATTGCCGATGTCCGTGATGCCCTGGATTTTTTGCCCTTTGTGGAATCCATGGCGAAAAAATACCGGTCCAGGGGTTTCGGTTACGTCTATTACTTCGAAAAGGTTCGGGGAGACCATAACGACAGACTGAAAGACCAGGTGGCGAAGGTCCTTGGCCGGCAGGGGATGAAGGTGAAGACCTGCTCGCCGATACACTTTGCAGAGAGGCTTCCGTTGGGACCGGAGCGCATCGCCGACGCCAAGAGGGCCCAGTCCATTACGGAGAAGGCTTTCCGCAACCTGCTCCCGCGGGTGAAATCCTTCAAGAACGAGCGGGAGCTATTCCTGTACCTGAATTACGAGATGCAGCGCCGAAGCGACGGTGACCTGGCGTTTCCGACCATTGCCGCCTCCGGAGAAAACGCCTGCTGCCTGCACTACGTGAAAAACGATGAGCCTCTGAAGTCGGGGCGGATGATTCTCTTGGATTTTGGCGTGCGTTACGGGACCCTTCATAGCGACATTTCCAGAACAATTCCCTTGAACGGGAAGTTCAACCCCTTGCAGGCCCTGCTGTACCAGATTGTTTTGGATTCGGCATTAGTTTATCAGAAATTCGTGAAGCCGGGGGTAAGCCTGAAAGAAATAGGCCAGATTCCTTGGGAATTTGTTATGAATGAGCTGGAGTCCCGATTGGTAAAAGCTCACAAGGGCAAGTTCAAGTTGTGTTATGACAAGAGACCTCATGGAGTGAGCCATTTTATCGGTGAGCACATTCACGATGGCGACCCAGGTTCCCGTTCTTTGGACACGGTGCTGGAACCCGGTATGTTGATTTCTTGCGAGCCGGGACTATACGGTGAATTCGAGGGGGTCTTCAACGGCCGGCGCTACCGCGAAAAGATCGGTATCCGCATCGAGGACGACCTGCTGATTACGAAAACGGGCTTTTTGAACATTTCCAAAAAAATCCCGAAAGAAATCGTGGAGATTGAGCGACTGATGCAGGGATAG
- a CDS encoding HDIG domain-containing protein produces the protein MKKKKKKLHLFLGCVLVAAIAIFLFPDKNIAMQADHPHLGQLSTRTIISPINFDIPKSKQEIEAERQRAEEKVNAIFEYNSDETNRISEDLKQYLHKLAQYGSLQAQISNAPGNSSPEAADTLQMKVQQASRVYEVLKQRLSITAIKPLSQNSKARDSVLSVFNQMLRRGVSNTLLAKTETELKLFMESYNVQEIKHLIYNKTTVAMIRDSEETTLETTSIQPLQRRIDEAFAQLQRAFPSDQGLQSAFYEVLYVFSLPNVFYLEKETAARKASARDKVTLIKGMVPRGMEIVKQGDPITKDILEKMEALQQAQQKEENQRTLTAPFGQSIILALIIIAFFFYFFYNETVRKFKSPRQLWSLVLLAIIQLVSFWAVHYLSNSLNRPEAMVLPEGVDFMWLYPFAFTPVIATVLFNYGLGIAFSVLSSLIFGILNGYDLAATIAVFAVLIISLVPLVKIRYRVQFIYAIFVGILSMAASISIMFLLRNRMSFEAFYQTLIAASANFAVCIAIASAFFVHLMERIFGITTVLTLMEMSDFNRPALKRISELAPGTFHHSIQVSNLAEKVAESIEANSLLVRVMALYHDIGKTMRPEFFTENQKQGINPHNSLDPSQSVKIIIGHVTQGYALAQEYKIPELVAAGISEHHGTTTIQYFYHKALEAAKEDPTKVVKQEDFQYKGPKPQSKETAILMLADIIEATSRSMSNMDSEALQEMIHNTIQGRFNEGQFSECNLSVRELFKLEQAFLRSLDGTYHTRVKYPGQK, from the coding sequence ATGAAAAAGAAGAAGAAAAAACTCCATCTTTTCCTTGGCTGCGTGTTGGTCGCGGCTATCGCCATATTCCTGTTCCCCGACAAGAATATCGCCATGCAGGCGGACCACCCCCACCTGGGCCAGCTCAGTACCCGCACCATCATCTCCCCCATCAATTTCGACATTCCCAAGTCCAAGCAAGAAATTGAGGCTGAACGCCAGCGTGCCGAAGAAAAGGTCAACGCCATTTTCGAGTACAACTCCGACGAAACCAACCGCATCAGTGAAGACCTGAAGCAGTACCTTCACAAGCTCGCCCAGTACGGCAGCCTGCAAGCCCAGATTAGCAATGCCCCCGGCAACTCAAGCCCAGAAGCAGCAGACACCCTGCAGATGAAAGTGCAGCAGGCTTCCCGGGTCTATGAGGTATTAAAGCAAAGGCTTTCCATTACCGCCATCAAGCCCCTGAGTCAAAATTCAAAGGCCAGAGATTCCGTACTTTCTGTATTCAACCAGATGCTCAGGCGCGGCGTTTCCAACACCCTTCTCGCCAAAACCGAGACCGAACTTAAGTTGTTCATGGAATCCTACAATGTCCAAGAAATCAAGCACCTGATTTACAACAAGACCACCGTGGCCATGATTCGCGATAGCGAGGAAACCACCCTGGAAACAACCTCTATTCAACCCCTGCAGCGCCGTATCGACGAAGCCTTCGCTCAACTGCAACGGGCTTTCCCCAGCGACCAAGGCCTGCAGAGCGCTTTTTACGAAGTGCTCTACGTGTTCTCGCTGCCTAACGTATTCTACCTAGAAAAGGAAACGGCCGCCCGCAAGGCTTCCGCCCGGGACAAGGTGACTCTCATCAAGGGTATGGTTCCCCGTGGCATGGAAATCGTAAAGCAGGGCGACCCCATCACCAAGGACATCTTGGAAAAGATGGAAGCCCTGCAGCAAGCCCAGCAAAAAGAAGAAAACCAGAGAACCCTGACGGCTCCCTTTGGCCAGTCCATCATCCTCGCCCTCATCATCATCGCCTTTTTCTTCTATTTCTTCTACAACGAAACGGTACGCAAGTTCAAGAGCCCGAGGCAGCTCTGGAGCCTTGTTCTCCTGGCCATTATCCAGCTGGTGAGTTTCTGGGCCGTGCACTACCTGTCCAACTCCCTGAACAGGCCCGAAGCCATGGTACTCCCCGAAGGGGTTGACTTTATGTGGCTCTATCCCTTCGCCTTTACCCCGGTCATTGCCACCGTTCTTTTTAACTACGGACTGGGCATCGCCTTCTCCGTGCTGTCTTCCCTGATATTCGGCATCCTCAACGGCTACGACCTGGCGGCTACCATTGCCGTGTTTGCGGTCTTGATTATTTCGCTCGTTCCGTTGGTAAAAATCCGCTACCGGGTGCAGTTCATCTACGCTATTTTCGTGGGCATCCTTTCCATGGCGGCATCCATCAGTATCATGTTCCTGCTACGTAACCGCATGAGTTTCGAAGCCTTCTACCAGACTCTTATTGCCGCAAGCGCGAACTTTGCCGTATGTATCGCTATCGCGTCGGCATTCTTTGTGCACTTGATGGAACGTATCTTCGGCATCACTACGGTACTTACCCTCATGGAAATGTCCGACTTCAACCGTCCGGCCTTAAAGCGCATTTCGGAACTTGCTCCTGGCACTTTCCACCACAGCATCCAGGTGTCGAACCTGGCCGAAAAAGTGGCCGAAAGTATCGAGGCCAATTCCTTGCTGGTCCGCGTCATGGCGTTGTACCACGACATCGGCAAGACCATGCGTCCGGAATTTTTCACCGAAAACCAGAAACAGGGAATCAACCCTCATAACTCCCTGGATCCATCCCAGTCGGTCAAGATTATCATCGGGCACGTGACCCAGGGTTATGCCCTTGCCCAGGAATACAAGATTCCCGAACTGGTGGCGGCAGGTATCTCCGAACACCACGGCACCACCACCATCCAGTATTTCTACCACAAGGCTCTTGAAGCAGCCAAGGAAGACCCCACAAAGGTCGTAAAACAAGAGGATTTCCAGTACAAGGGACCCAAACCCCAGAGCAAGGAAACGGCTATTCTCATGCTGGCCGACATCATCGAGGCTACCAGCCGTTCCATGTCCAACATGGATTCCGAAGCCCTGCAAGAAATGATCCACAATACCATCCAGGGCCGTTTCAACGAGGGGCAGTTCAGCGAATGTAACCTGTCTGTCCGCGAACTGTTCAAGCTGGAACAGGCGTTCCTCCGCAGCCTGGACGGCACCTACCACACCCGAGTGAAATACCCCGGCCAGAAGTAG